A genomic stretch from Telopea speciosissima isolate NSW1024214 ecotype Mountain lineage chromosome 7, Tspe_v1, whole genome shotgun sequence includes:
- the LOC122669226 gene encoding transcription initiation factor TFIID subunit 13-like isoform X1 → MQSKQKQSRVISNHATEMHDNSAGGSTVKPKIGSLQMSDVSFKRKPGVFQKDLQHMMFGFGDDPNPLPETVALVEEIAVEYITDMVLKAQETASKRGKLLTEDFLFLIRKDLPKLNRCTELLTMHEELKQARKAFDVDEEKLATGD, encoded by the exons CAGGGTTATATCAAATCACGCAACCGAGATGCACGACAATTCTGCCGGTGGATCCACCGTGAAGCCGAAAATCGGATCGTTGCAGATGTCGGATGTCTCGTTCAAGCGCAAGCCAGGAGTTTTTCAGAAAGATT TGCAACACATGATGTTTGGATTTGGTGATGATCCCAAT CCACTCCCAGAAACTGTTGCACTGGTTGAGGAAATAGCTGTTGAGTATATCACAGATATG GTGCTTAAAGCTCAAGAAACTGCATCAAAGAGAGGGAAGCTTTTAACAGAAGATTTTTTGTTTCTAATCCGCAAG GATTTACCAAAACTTAATCGTTGTACGGAACTACTCACTATGCATGAAGAACTGAAACAAGCACGGAAGGCTTTTGATGTAGATGAAGAGAAGCTGGCAACTGGAGATTGA
- the LOC122669226 gene encoding transcription initiation factor TFIID subunit 13-like isoform X2 has product MQSKQKQRVISNHATEMHDNSAGGSTVKPKIGSLQMSDVSFKRKPGVFQKDLQHMMFGFGDDPNPLPETVALVEEIAVEYITDMVLKAQETASKRGKLLTEDFLFLIRKDLPKLNRCTELLTMHEELKQARKAFDVDEEKLATGD; this is encoded by the exons GGTTATATCAAATCACGCAACCGAGATGCACGACAATTCTGCCGGTGGATCCACCGTGAAGCCGAAAATCGGATCGTTGCAGATGTCGGATGTCTCGTTCAAGCGCAAGCCAGGAGTTTTTCAGAAAGATT TGCAACACATGATGTTTGGATTTGGTGATGATCCCAAT CCACTCCCAGAAACTGTTGCACTGGTTGAGGAAATAGCTGTTGAGTATATCACAGATATG GTGCTTAAAGCTCAAGAAACTGCATCAAAGAGAGGGAAGCTTTTAACAGAAGATTTTTTGTTTCTAATCCGCAAG GATTTACCAAAACTTAATCGTTGTACGGAACTACTCACTATGCATGAAGAACTGAAACAAGCACGGAAGGCTTTTGATGTAGATGAAGAGAAGCTGGCAACTGGAGATTGA